In the genome of bacterium, the window CCAATCGCCGGCCATGATCAAGGTCTTAAGCCTGCTCGACCGGGTGGTCGACAGCCGGCTGGCGGTCTGGATCCACGGCGAATCGGGCACCGGCAAGGAGCTGATCGCCCGGGCCCTCCATTTCCACGGCGAGCGCAAGGCCGGACCCTTCATCGCCGAGAACTGCAGCGCGATTCCGGAAAACTTGCTCGAGAGCGTCCTCTTCGGCCACGTCAAAGGGGCCTTCACTCACGCCGAAAGAGAGCGGATGGGCCTCTTCGAAGCGGCCAACGGCGGCACCATCTTCTTGGACGAGATCGGCGACATGCCGCTGCCGATGCAGGCCAAGCTGCTCCGGGTGCTGCAAGAAGGCGAGCTCCGCCGGCTCGGCTCCAATCGGGCGGTGAAGGTCGACGTTCGCGTCATCTCGGCGACCAACAAGGACCTCAAGGAAATGGTTCGGACCGGGAAGTTCCGCGAGGACCTCTACTTCCGCCTCAATGGCATTCGAGTCCAATTGCCGCCCTTGCGCCAGCGTCGCGAGGACATCCCGCCCTTGGTCCGGCGCTTTTTGAAAAAGGCGGCCGAGGAGAGCGGCAAGCCCGAGCTCGGGATCAGCGAAGCGGCCCTGGGGTTGCTCGCGGCCTACGATTGGCCCGGCAATATCCGGGAGCTGGAGAACACCGTGCGCAATGCGGTGCTCTTCGCCGAGAACGACACGATCACCAGCGAGACCTTGGGTTTCAAGCCGGAGCTGAAGGAGGGTCAGGTCGAAACGACGGCGGTAGCCGCGTCATCGGCCGAAAGCTCGGACCAGCCGCCGGAGCGCGAAGCCCTTTTCCAAGCCCTGCGCGGCAGCGGCTTTCATAAAGGCGAGGCCGCCAAGGCGATGGGGATCAGCACCCGCCATCTCTACAATTTGTTGGAGAAATACGAGCTGCCCAAGAACAAGTGGGCCCTGAAAAAATTAGTAGGTTAGATCGGTCGCACCGTGGCCCGGCTCGGGCTCCTCGGTGGGCGGCGGCGGCGGAATCGCCAGGTCATCGCTGGCCGATTTCTCGTCATCGGGCTCGATCGGGGTTCCCGGTTGATGGTCGGCGCCGGGCTGAATGGTCGGTTGACCCTGGCCTTGGCCGACTTCGCCGATGGAGCCGCCGGGACCGCCGCCTTCGAGGGCCCCGCCACCGACGCAGGCGCCGAGGCAGAAAAGCAGCGTCGCAATCAAAACCAGGGAATATGGCTGGGTGACTTTCATTGGCCCTCTGCAGAGATCTTCGGCTCAGGGGGTTGAAAAGTTGTTCCTTGTTCCAGTCTGGGACGGGAGGAGCTCTTTGTGAATCTAATTTTAAGGGCTTTGAAAAAGAAGAGGTCGGGTGGGCCGGCCAGAGGGCTCGGGGTTATTGGCTACGGCCCACCCTTCCTCAAGAAATTGTCAAAAACCTTTCGGTTTTAGAGCTTTTCCAGGCTGTGCCCCCGGATCGTCTCTGACAATCTATAAAGCAAAGGCAGTGCCAAATGGGCCAAATATTTAACTGCTTGATATTACGTGCTTTTATCAGGTCATTGATTTGAGGAACGGGAATAATGGCAAATTTTTATTCTCAATATGTGAACTAATCGTTCAAAAATTTCCTCTTGATCGAGACAGGGGCCCTCTTTAGATTGCCGCTCGATGTCTCTCCCCCTGATCTCGGCCCTGCTCCTGCTCTTTCTTTTCTTCGGCTATCATTTTTATGGCCGATTTCTTTCCAAGACCCTCAGGTTGAATCCCCAGACCCCGACGCCGGCGGTGGAGCAAAACGACGGGATCGACTACGTCCCGACCAAGCCCTTCTATTTATTGGGCCAGCATTTCAGCGCCATTGCCGCCGCCGGCCCGATTGCCGGCCCCATTCTGGCCTGCCAGCAATTCGGCTGGCTGCCCTGCCTGCTCTGGATCGGCTTGGGCGCAGTCTTGATCGGGGCGGTCCACGACTTTTCCTCGCTGGTCGCTTCGGTCCGGCACCGCGGCCATTCGGTGGCCGAGATCATCAAGCTCAACATCGGGTCGCGGGCCTGGCTCGGCATGATGCTCTTCATCTGGGTCTCGCTGATCTACGTGATCGTCGCCTTCACCGACATCACCGCCGGCACCTTCGTCGGCCGGATCGAGGAGCTGGAAGGCATGCAGCTCGGTTTCGAGCGCGGCGGAGCGGTGGCCGCGGCCAGCGCGATGTATTTGACGGTGTCGATTTTGATGGGCCTGATCCAGCGGAAGTGGAACCCGCCGCTTTGGATCCTGACTTTGATCTTCGTGCCGGCGACCCTCGGCGCCGTCTATCTCGGCACCCAAATTTCGACCTGGCTGCTGCTCGACCAAAAGTCCTGGGCGCTGATCATCCTACTTTATTGCTTGGTAGCTTCGCTCTTGCCGGTCTGGCTCCTCTTGCAGCCCCGGGGCTATCTGGGCGGTTTCGTGCTTTACATGGCCTTGGCGATCGGAGTGATCGGGGTCTTCTTCGGCGGCTATGAGATCAAGCAGGATTACTTCAAGGCTTGGCACGGAACGGCCCTGACCAGCTCGCTCTTTCCCTTCCTCTTCGTGACCATCGCCTGCGGGGCCTGCTCCGGCTTTCACGGCTTGGTCTGCTCGGGCACCACCAGCAAACAGATTGCCAAGGAGACCGACTGCCGCGAGGTCGGCTACGGCGCAATGCTGCTCGAGGGCTTCGTCGCGATGATCGCTTTGGCGACGGTGATGATTCTAGCCAACGGCGAGGCCAAGGGTTCGCCGGGCGCCATTTACGGCGCCGGCATCGGGAAATTTTTGACGCTGATCCTGGGCAAGGAGAACTTGGTCTTCGCCATCACCTTCGGCGCGATGGCCTTCTCGACCTTCGTCTTCGACACCCTCGACGTCGCGACCCGGCTCGGCCGCTATATCCTGCAGGAGTTGATCGGCAGCCAAGGCCGGACGGTCGCGGTCTTGGCCACCGGGTTGACGGTGGGGATTCCGGCGCTCTTTCTCTTGCTGGCCAAGGGGAGCGGCTGGTCTTCCTTCTGGGTGCTATTCGGCACCTCCAACCAGCTGTTGGCGGCGCTGACCTTGCTCGGCGTTACGGTCTGGCTGAAGCGGAGCGGCCGAACTTACTGGTTCACCCTGCTGCCGATGGGCTTCGTCTTGGTCATTACGGTGTGGTCGCTGTTGATCCAGATCCTGGCCGGCTATCGAGCTTTCCTCGAGACCGGCTCGCTCGGCCAAAT includes:
- a CDS encoding carbon starvation CstA family protein, whose protein sequence is MSLPLISALLLLFLFFGYHFYGRFLSKTLRLNPQTPTPAVEQNDGIDYVPTKPFYLLGQHFSAIAAAGPIAGPILACQQFGWLPCLLWIGLGAVLIGAVHDFSSLVASVRHRGHSVAEIIKLNIGSRAWLGMMLFIWVSLIYVIVAFTDITAGTFVGRIEELEGMQLGFERGGAVAAASAMYLTVSILMGLIQRKWNPPLWILTLIFVPATLGAVYLGTQISTWLLLDQKSWALIILLYCLVASLLPVWLLLQPRGYLGGFVLYMALAIGVIGVFFGGYEIKQDYFKAWHGTALTSSLFPFLFVTIACGACSGFHGLVCSGTTSKQIAKETDCREVGYGAMLLEGFVAMIALATVMILANGEAKGSPGAIYGAGIGKFLTLILGKENLVFAITFGAMAFSTFVFDTLDVATRLGRYILQELIGSQGRTVAVLATGLTVGIPALFLLLAKGSGWSSFWVLFGTSNQLLAALTLLGVTVWLKRSGRTYWFTLLPMGFVLVITVWSLLIQILAGYRAFLETGSLGQIPVINALVSALLLALAGLVSAEALRVLRRSPALAF